A window of Deinococcus ruber genomic DNA:
CCCGCTCGCCCTCCAGCTTGCCGTCTCTGTCCAGGCCGCCGATCACTTCATCTGAGGTATGTCCGGTCATACGACACCCTGGCATGAACGGCCGCCCGGATGCTGAGGAACGCCTCAAGACGATGGCAGTCCTTGCCAGCTGGGGGCTTTTCATAAAGGCGCTCATGCACAGCCGCCAACTCTGCACCTTACACTGACCGGAATGTTTGACTGGTTGCGCCTCCACTGGAAATCTCTGCTAGCTCTGGCGCTGCTGATCGCGCTTCCGCTGTTTCTGCTGGGCAAGATCGCCGAAGACGTTCACGAAAAAGAGGCATTCGCCTGGGAATCGCCGCTGATGGTGGCCCTGCGCGGCCATGCGCCCACCTGGTTTCGCAGTGTGGCACGGGCGTTTTCGACCATCGGCAGCGCCCGCATCATGCTGCCGTTCTGCGGGCTGCTGGCGGTCTGGCTGTGGACGCGCTCGCACAGCGTGGCCCGCTATTTCCTGATCTCGGTGGGTGGGGCGGCCATCCTGAATGTCGTGCTCAAACTGATGTTCAACCGCACCCGTCCACAGGTGATTCCCTGGCTGTGGGAGGAAGGCGACAGCTCGTTTCCCAGCGGCCACAGCAGCATGGCGGCAGCGCTGGTCGTGACGGTCACGGCGCTGCTGTGGCGCACAAAGTACCGCTGGGTCGCCGGGGTGCTGGGCCTTATCTACGCCGTCATCATGGGCGTCTCGCGGGTGTATCTGGGCGTGCATTACCCCACCGACGTACTGGCAGGCTGGGCGCTGGGCGTGGCCTGGGCGGGCGGCGTGGCGCTGCTGCTGTGGCAACGGCTGCGGGAAGCCCAGCAGAGCAGAGGCGGAGCTGTTCAGACGTAACAAAACAGACCATCAGAAACAGAGCAGCGCCCGTCTGATCTGCAAGACGGGCGCTGCTCGGCTGTGATCGGGCGTTTACGCGGGTTCCAGCACCGCCGACAGCGCCGCGCCGATTACGCCCGCATGCGAGCCGAGCTGCGCGGGCCGGATGACCGGAACGGCAAAGCCCTCGGCGGCCTCGTCGGCAGCGGCCTGCACGTGCTCGAAGAAGTACGCACCCACGCTCGCCACCCCGCCGCCTAGCACGAACACTTCCGGGTCGAGCATCTTCTGGAGGTCGGCAATCGCCAGTCCGATGCGCTGCATGGCTCCGCGCACCACCCGCCCGGCGATGCGGTCGCCCGACTGCGCCAGCGCGAAGGCCTCGGCGGTGGAAACCTCGCGGTTGAGCGCGTAGCTGGCGTCGCGGGCAATGGCTGTTCCGCTCGCCACCGCTTCCAGCGTGCCCGCCTGCCCTGCCCCGCTGATCGGGCCACCCGGCACACTGACCACGTGCCCCAGCTCGCCCGCGATGCCGTGCTGACCGCGCCACAGCCGCCCATTCAACACGATGCCGCTGCCGATGCCGGTACTGACCGTGATGTACACGCTGCTGCTGCTGGCACGCGCAGCCCCCAGTTCGGCCTCGGCCAGTGCGGCGGCCTTGGCGTCGTTTTCCAGCGAGACGTGCTGCCCCAGGCGCTCGTATAACCCCTCGACCACCGGCACATCGGTAAAGCCGTAGATGTTGGGGGCAAACTTGACGCGCTTGCGGTCGGGTGTGATCGGGCCGGGAATGCCCAGACCCACGGTGCGGGCCTGCGGGTACTTCGCCTGCAACTGACGCACCTGCCCGGCGATGGCGTCCAGCACCGCTGCCCAGCCACTTTCAGGCGTGGGCTGGGTATGAAACTCCTGCAATTCGTCACCGACCAGCACACCCACTGCGATCTTGGTGCCGCCCACATCGACGCCGATACTCATACGCGCTGCGCCGCCGATCTGCTCTGACACGTGCTCCTGCTGCTCGCTCACTGTTCACGCTCCGTCTGGGTGATGACCTGAGATGTTGCCGACTGAAGCTCTCCGGGCGGCAGACCACCTCATACTGCCGGGAAAGTTTACGCAGGGAGTTTACCTGTTTGTATCCCCCGGCGTGCTGCTGTCCAGACCGCCTTCGTCCCCGCCGTCGCCTTCCAGCAGCAGGGTGGCCTCGCGTTCCTGCACCAGCGGCACGTACAGGCCCACGTCGCCCATATAGCCACCCGTCTCGATCTCGATCACCGGACTGCTCATGACCCACTGAAACGGCGTGCGGATCACCGTGACCACGCCCGCGTCGCCCAGCAGTCGGCGGTAACTCTCGGCCACGATGCGCGGCATGGTGACCAGCAGTACCCACGGGTCGCCCTGATACATCACCTGACGGTCAAAAGCAGAATCGGTCATGACCCAACCCCCGCAGGCGTTCCCGGCAGGGCCGCCGTCAGCACAGTCCGCATCTCGGGGGGCAGCGGGGCCGGGCGGCGCGTGTCTGCATCGACATGCACCTGCACGCTGCTGCCATCGGCGCTCACCACGTCGTCGGCCAGAATCTGAAAGGCGTAGGTCCAACTGCTGCGCCCCACCTGTGTCAGAGCGGTCAGCACCTCGACTCGCTGGCCCAGATGCACTTCACGGCGGTAATTCAGCTCCAGGCGGGCCAGCACCACCGCAGCGGGGCGCACGCCGGGCGGCAACAGCGCGTCCAGATAGTCCATGCGGGCGATCTCCAGAAACTGCGCGTAGGCCGCGTTGTTGATGTGGCCCATCATGTCGGTGTCGCTGTAGCGCATCTGGATGCGGGTACGGTGGGCGCTCGCTGAGTCCATGTGCCGCAGTGTATACGCCCACTTCCCGGCAACGCATCTGCCCCCCACTCATACGCTCTGCATTTTTTGGCCCGCCCACACGGTATACACTGCCTGCGTGCGTTTGCTGCCCTCTTCATGGAAAACCACAGGCCGGAAAAAACCGGTCAGGCTGCCGGTTCGCCTGCCCGTCTGGTCAGATGTACGCCGCTTCCCGATTTCGATGATGCTCGCCTGTCTGCTGGCGGGGCTGGGCAGTGTTCAGATGACCTTTCTGATCGGAAACAGCCTGTACCGCAGTTATACCTGGACCACCGAACACCACCAGATCGACGCCGAACTCAGGAGCCTGAACGTCGATCTGCGGGTTCTGCGCGAAACGCAGGCCCGCGCCGACGACCCCGATGCCCTGCGTGCTCAGGCCCGCTGCCTGGGCTTTGTGGGCAAGGGCGAAACGGTGGTGGTGGCCGAAAACGCCCCCAGCGGCATCAACGACAACTGCGATGCCGTCCGGATGCCATAGAAGCGAAGCGGCAGCAGGAAGAAAAACGTCAACAGACCACCCGACACGCTGGCGGTCTGTGTTGACGTTCCAGTTGCTCAGTTGGTCTTGAGGGCGTAGCCGATGCCGCGCACCGTGCGGATGATGCCGTAGCCGTCCAGGTCGCGCAGCTTGGCCCGCATGTTCGCCATATGCACGTCGACCACGTTGCTGTTGCTGGGCAGTTCGCCGTTCCACACCTCGCGCTCGATTTCGCCGCGTGAGTACACCCGTCCGGGCTGACGTGCCAGGAAGGTCAGCAGATCGAATTCCTTGGGCGACAGCCGCACTTCATGGCCGTTGTAATGGCACAGACGCTTCTGCGGGTGAATTTCGAGTGCCCCGATGGTAATGACCTCGCCGTGCTGCTGATGACGAAGCTGCACCTTGACACGGGCCACCAGTTCTTCGGGGTGAAAGGGCTTGGTCATGTAATCGTCTGCGCCCGCTTCCAGTAGGTTCACCTTGCGGTCAAGCGCGTCCATCGCAGTCAGAATGATGATCGGCACCGGACTGGTCTTCCGCAGCCGCCGAGCAATCTCGGCACCGTCAAAGTCAGGCAGACCGAGATCGAGAATGACCAGATCGGGTACATTTTCACGGGCGCTCGTCAGACCGGAAATCCCGTCCGGTGCTGTCAGGACACGGTATCCTGCCTGTTCAAGTTCGTACTGCACCACCCGCGTAATATCGGGATTATCTTCTATAAGTAAAATGCGCTGCTCCATGACTCAGGGGGCCTCCGGGTTGACCTAGGAAACTTTACGCTGACATCGTATTGATAAATGCCGCCGAAGTGTCTTGGAGTGCGCCCCCAGCGCTTTATGTTCTCTTTACACCCGGTTAAAGTACCTGCCCGTGTGCCCCTGTATAGCCAGCCCGAGGTTCATTACAGACGATGTTGCAACATTGCATGTCTCCCCGCACGCCTGCTCACGCGGCAATGCTACGCTGAAAGTCCTCTGCTGTGACGAGCGCTGTGCGTGTGGGCGAGGGCTTAGGGCCGCGCCTCGCCCGGTTCCTGAAAGGAGTGTTCATGAGTGTCATTCTTCCCCCCAATCTGCTTTCCGACGTGCCGCGCACCCCGGCTGGGCTGCTGAGCAACCGAGAAAAAGACCGTCTGATCGAACGCGCTTTCCTGGGGCTGTACCGCTGGTACACCGCCCGCAGCCAGGAAACGCGCAACTGGAACGCCGACCTGAGTTTCGACTGGAAGTCGATGCGCCAGGATCTGCCCGCCGAGATCGTGACCGCCCTGACCGGCTTTTTTGCCGTCGAACAGTACGCCCCCGACTACACCAGCGAACTGGTGAACCTGGTACGGCGCTCGCACGGGCGCAGCCATTTCCAGTTGCGCTGGGGCAGCGAGGAAGAGAAGCACGCCGATTCGTGGGAAAACGCCGTGCTGTTCAGCCGCCAGCGCAGCCCGCAGTGGATCGCTGAATACAAGGAGCGGCTGCGCTCTCAGCAGTGGCATCTCCCCTTCCCCGACGCGATTCACAACCTGGTCTATACGGTCTTTCAGGAACGCGCCACCCAGCTGAACTACCTGAACCTGATGAAGCTGTGCATGGGCCAGTCGGACAAGGTGAAGAATGCCATCGATCCGGTGCTGGCAAAAGTCGCCCAGACCATCGCCGTCGATGAAGCCGCCCACTACAACTTCTTCCTGGAAGGAGCGCGGCTGTACCTGTACTACTACCCGCAGCGCACGCTGGAAGCCGTCAAGAACGTGATCGGGCAGTTTTCCATGCCCGCATCGAACCTGGTACCCAACTGGGACGAATTCTCGGAGACGGTGTACCGCGCCGGAATCTACGGCCCCCGCGACTTCAACCGCGACGTGATGCAGGTCGCCTTCCGCAATCTGGGCATCGAGAGCCGCAAGAAGCTGGAAGAAGGCATCAAGGCCACCCGCGAGGTGCCGGATTTCGACGGCAACGGCACGATTCAGACCGCCATCTGGGACACCTTCGATTACGGGGCCATCGAGGGCGACGTGAAGCGCCTGCACGTCAAGATTCAGGATTACGAGAAAGGCGTGGGCTTCGATGCCGTCGATCCCTTCGAGTTCGTGACCAACCCCGAAGTCCCGAAAAAGACCCAGGCCGCCGACGACTGAGCCGAGGGAAGTAAATGAAAGAGCCGCCCGGAGAGCTGGGGCGGCTTTTTTCTGTCGATGCCTTATTCAGCAAGGATGTTTTCAATTGCTTCTATGAATTCTCTTCTTCAAAGATAAATGGGCCAAAGCCTTCATACGTCCAGGTATCCCGTCGGTGCGGCTGAACAAAGCGGCTCCAGATGACATGCTGATCTGTCGTTTCCATCTGCGCTTCCAGAGGCCAGCAGAAAGCATCGCCGCAGGTACAGTTCAGAACGGCAATCTCTGCAATCTGGCCTGAGTTACAGCGTTCAAGCATCGTCGTGAACAATGCTGTATACGCTGCATACTCTCCAGCCAGCGCTGGCTCTGGACAGTGCTCCAGTTCCCAGCACCGGACTTGCTCCAGAAACGAAAGACCATCCACAAGAATCTCAAGCTCACGCCCTTCAGTTTTATTTTTCACCCAGCGCAATGAAAACCTGCTCACCCCACCGCCACATCTTCCGCCCACAGCGCCCGCATTTCCTCGCTGCGTTCCAGCAGTTCCGGCAGGGTGCCGCTGTCCACGATGCGCCCGTCGTCCATTAGCAGCACCCTGTCGGCCCGCAGCAGGGCGGCGCGGCGGTGCGACACCACCAGACACGTCACCTCGCCGCGCTCGCGGAACAGCCCGGCCCACAGTTGCGCTTCGGTGGCGGCGTCCAGAGCGCTGCTCACGTCGTCGAAGACCAGCAGTTCGGCGGGGCGGGCCAGCATACGGGCCACCGCCGCCCGCTGCACCTGCCCGCCCGACAGCTTGACGCCTCTCGCGCCGACCTGAGTATCCAGCCCGCTGCCGAGCTGCGACAGATCAGCGTCCATAACCGCCAGTCGCAGGGCGTCGGGCAGATGATCGTCCGGTTCACCCATCAGCACGTTTTCACGCAGGCTCTCGCTGAACAGCTGCGGCAGCTGTGAGGTGTACGCGCTGCGCGGCGGCACGAAGAAGCTGGCCGGATCGTCCACGCGCTGCCCATTCCAGACCACCTCGCCGTCTGCGGGAATCAGGCCCAGCAGCCCGCGCAGCAGCGTGGTCTTGCCGCTGCCGATGCGCCCCGTCACCACCACGAATTCGCCGCGTTTCAGCTCGAACGCCGCGTCCTGCACGCCACGTCCACCCGGATGCTGCACGCTCAGGCCGCGCACCGAAAGCCGCTCGAACGCTGCCCGAATCGGCATGCTGACAGGTGTAGGCGCGTCACCTTCCAGATGCAGCGGATGATGTTCGACCGCCACTTCCACCGGCGCGTCTTGCAGCAGCCGTTTCATACGCTCGAAGCTGACCCCGGTGCGGCGATGACGGGCGATCATGTCACCGAAAAAGCCCATGCTGCCGGTCAGGCGTGGCAGCAGCGCGGCGAACAGCACGAAATCTCCGATGCTGAGCGTACCCGTGCGAAATCTGCTGGCTCCCAGCAGCAGCACCAGCCCGGTGGCGATGGCGATCATATTGGTGTTCACGCCCTTGATCAGCTCGGTGAGCAGCACGTCGCGCAGGGCCGCCGACCGCCGCACCTCGCCCAGCCGCGCCAGCTGCGCCACCATATGCCCCTCGCTGCCCGACAGCTTGACCGCGCTGACCGCCGAGAAAGTCTCACCGATAAACCCCGTCACGTCGGCGGTGGCCTGACGCATGCGGCGGCGATAGCTGCGGATGACCGGCGACAGGCGCTGAACGAGCAGCACCACCAGCAGCAGCGGAGCCGTCACCACCACCGTCATCAGCACGTCTACGCGCAGCATCAGCGTCAGAGCCACCAGGCTGTACAGCAGGAAGCCGCCGCTGTCGATCCAGACCTCGGTGTACGCCGCCACGTCGTCTACATCGTCGCGGAAGCGGCTGACGGCCTCGCCGGGCAAGTCGGGCAGGCGGCGCGACCCGCGTGCGGTCAGCAGGTAATTCAGCAGGTTGCGGCGGATCAGGGCGTCGAGCGTGTACCACAGCCGGATATACGTGCGGAACGCGCCCAGAAAGATGCCGAAGCGCCCCAGCCGGGCCACGGCGAACACGCCCACCAGCACCCAGATCGCGCTGACATTGCTGGCCTGCTCTGCCACCTGCCCGGCTTGACGCAGCTTCTCGAAATCGCCCAGGCGGCTGAACAGCGCACTGATGCTGTAACTGAACAGCGCGGGCAGCGTGTGGAAGACGCCCCACAGCGCCAGATTGAGCGCGAACAGACCCGGGCGATACGCGAACAGACGGCGCATCAGGGCCAGGGTGGGGACGGCGGGGCGGGAAGGTGGCGGGGTGGCGGGAAGGGTGGTCATGGAAACCTCTGGAGCCGTAAACGTTGGGCAAGGGACAAGAAAGCCTGTGGGCCGGGTCGGGGGTGGGCGAAGAATAAGCGCCGACCGTCGCCGGGCTGTGTCTCACTGCTCACTTCTGCCTTCACGCCAGCACCTCGTCGAGCACCGACTGCCCCGCCCGCAGCAGACGGCTGTACTCGCTGTTTGGGTTGGCGGCCAGCAGGCGGCGCGGGCCGTATTCCAGCACCTTTCCCGCACCCAGCACCAAAATGTCGTCGGCGCGGGCCACGGTGTCGAGGCGGTGCGCGATCACGATGGCGGTACGCCCGTGCAGCAGGCGCTGCATGGCGGCGGTCAGGCGGCTTTCGGTGGCGGGGTCGAGGCGCGAACTGGGTTCATCCAGAATGATCAGGCCAGGATCTTGCAGCATCACGCGGGCAAACGCCAGAAGCTGCGATTCGCCCGCCGACAGGCTGCCCGCCGCCAGGGGCGTTTGCAGGCCGTCTGGCAGGCTGTCGAGCCAGGTTTCCAGCCCCACCTCTGCCAGCGCCGCCCGCACCCGCGTATCGGGAATAGTGGGATTGAAGAGCGTCAGATTGTCACGCACCGTCGCCTGAAAGAGCTGCACGTCCTGCGTGACCACCGCGATGCGGCTTCTGAGAGCCGCGAGTTCCAGGTCGGTGGTCGGAACGCCGCCCAGCAGAATCTGCCCCGAGGTGGGGTCGTACAGCCGCGACACCAGCCGCGTCAGAGTGGTTTTGCCGCTGCCGGTGCGCCCCAGCAGGCCCACGGTATGCCCCGCCTGCACCCTGAAATCGACGCTGTCCAGCACCGCCGTCGGATCGTCGCTGTACTGGAACGACATCCCCTGAACATCCACCTCCAGCGCTCCGGCGGGCAGCGTGCGGGTGCCTTCGTTCAGCCCGCTTTCCAGATTCAGCAGTTCGCCCACCCGCAGCAGGCTGGCTCCGGCCTTCTGCAAGTCCTGAAGCTGCTGCGTGAGCTGGTCGATGGGTTCTTCCACCAGACTCATGTACTGATAGAACAGGAAAGCCGTGCCGATGGTGATGGTGCCGCCCAGATACAGCCCAACCGCCGAACTGATGACCGCGACATACCCGATGGCGAACAGCAGCATCGAAAGCTGCCAGACCGCGCTGCGTTTGATCCAGGCCTGATACGCCTTCCAGAAAAAGTTGCGCTGCACGCCCAGAAAGCGCGAGATGGTGAAGGGGCCGCCGCCCAGCGCCCGCACGTCGTCCAGCCCGCTCAGGCGCTCCTCTATGAAGCCGAACAGCCGCGCACTCGCCTCGCGTTCGACGCGGGTCGGCTCGACCCCGATGCGCCGCGTGCGGTTCATGGCGTACAGCGTGACGGCGGCGAAGGTCGTGACCATCAGGCCCACCCACCACTGCTCGCGGAAGAACATGACCAGCGCACCCAGCAGCAGCAGCACCGCGCCGAAGACCCGCACCGCGAACTGAGAAAAGAAGTTGGACAGCGCCGTTACGTCGCCGTCAATGCGCTCGATCATCTCGCCGGGAGTTCGCTCCTTATGAAAACTCATGTCGAGGTGCAGCAGATGATCGGTCAGATCGGCCCGCAGGCGGTTGGTGGCGGCCCAGCCCACGCTCGCCCCCAGATACGTCGCACCCGCTGACAGCAGCTGCACTGCCACGGCAATGCCGATATAGCTGAGCGCCAGCCGTGTCAGTCCGGCCAGCGAGCCGTGCGCCTGGGCACTGTCGAGAAAGGAGGCCAGCAGCTGCGGCAGGTACAGGTTCAGCCCGATGCTGGACAGCAGCAACACGCCGAGCAGCGCGACCTGTCGCCACAGTGGCCCCAGATACCGCTTCAGCACGCGCAGCGCGGCCACAGACGAAGAAGGCGTGTGGGACGTCATGGTTCCCAGGCTAAGGCAAGCGGGGGGCCGGGGCATCTGCCATGTGGCGGAGGGAAAGCCCGAACACACCCCCAGAGCCACCCCCCAAGACAGTCAGGAGGGCGGCTGGCACACAGATTTTCTCTTCATAGAAAAGGGGGGGTGAGAGTTCGCAGAGCAGTTTGTGAAATATTATAAGTAAAATGTGAACGAACCGCAGGTATGTTGAGTTTCCCAGTCCACGGCCAGTGGCCAATGTCGCGCCACATACAAGGATGAGCCAAATGACCAAAGCCCACACTACCCTGCTTCTGCTGCCCCTTACCGCGTCACTGCTTTCTGCGTGTATGTCCAGCCCGTCTGCCACGGTGGCAGCACTGTCTGCCGATCATCCAGGGCAGGTCGCGCCGCGTTACGACTACGTGGCAGCGGTGCCGCTTCAGGCAGGCGACACGCCCGCTTCGGTGCAGGCGGCAGCAGGTGGGCAGGTGCTGGCCTGGAAGACACCCGGTTGTGCCCAGGACGACTGTACGGCGCTGGTCGGCCTGAACGCGCCCAGCGGTCTGGCGGCCCAGAGCCTGGAGCAGACACAGCGCCTGGAGCCAACACAGCGCCTGGAGCAGACCGAGCGTACCCTCAGCGTTCGCCTGGGCCGCAGCGTCACGCTCGAAGAGAACCGCGATCAGTTCAGCGCGGGGGGCGACATCACGGCCACGCTCAGCGGTGCCAGAGTGGCCTGGGCGGGCGGCAGTCTTCTCGCCTGGACGGGCGGAGCCAGAGTGGCGTGGGCAGGCGGCACGTATGCGCCCGTTCCGCAGAACACCCAGACCTGGACGACCCTGAGGCTTCAGGAAGCTCAGGCGCTCGCACCCAATCTCGGGGCGGGCGTCACGGTGGCGGTCATCGATACCGGCCTCGACCTGACCCACCCCGCGTTTCAGGACGCGCTGAGCGATCCTTCCACCTGGCAGGATTTCTACGCGGGCGACGCCGTTCCCCAGGATGAGGGCACGCTCGGCACCGGGGGGTACGGCCACGGCACCAACGTGGCGGGCATCATCCTCCAGATCGCGCCTCTGGCAAAGATCATGCCGATCCGGGTGCTCGGCCCGGACGGTTCCGGCGACGTGGTCAACATCGCCAAGGCCATCGCCTGGGCCACCCTCAACGGAGCCAAGATCATCAATCTGAGCGTGGGCAGCACCAAAGACTCCAGCGTCGTTCAGGACGCCATCAAGTTCGCGACTTCCATGAACGTGCTGGTGCTCGCCTCGGCAGGAAACAACAATTCCGACAAGGTCACCTTCCCGGCGTCGCTCGCGACCAACTTTCCCAACCTGCTGAGCGTGGGCAGCGTGGACGCCACCGATGTCAAATCCAGTTTCTCGAACTACGGCGACAAGCTGGAACTGATGGCTCCCGGCGAGAACGTGTATGCGCCTGCGCCCGGCAATCTGCTGGCGGCCTGGAGCGGCACGAGTCAGGCAACGCCGATGGCGACGGGCGGCGCGGCACTGGCGCTGGGCCAGACGCTGAGCGTGCCAGCCAGCAGCCTGATCGGCAAGATGCAGGCCGCCTCGTTCAATCTGTACACCGTGCCGCTCAATAAGCCCTATGCCAAGAAGCTGGGAAGCGGACGGCTCGATCTGGCAGCCTTCCTGTCTCAGACTGTCAGGTAACGACTGGTGCCTGCGACGCGCACATGACCCAGCTGCCCGATCCCGTATCCGGCGCACGGCTGGCAGCGCTGCGGGCCGAGGTTCACCGTCTGCTGGAGGAACAGCCGCAGCAGGCCACCGAGGCCGCGCAGGATTACCGGGCACTGGCAGACCTGATGGACGTGCTGCCGGAGCGGGCCAGTAGCAGTTTTCTGCTGGGGCAGGCGCTTATGCACGCCTCGGAACTGCGCCCGGCCATCGACGCGGCGGCAGACGCTGCCACGCTGTTTGCACAGGCGCAGGACCGTGTGGGCGAGGCCGAAGCCCGGACGCTGGCAGGCCGAATTCATCTGAGCCTGGGAGCCTTCGAGGAAGCCGAAGACCAGTTGCGGGCCGCCATCGCACTGGTCGAGAACTTCTCGCAGCCGTCTGCTCAGGCGCTGCATGCCGTCGCCCTCAATCAATTGGCAGGCGTGCAGTTCAACCGGGGAAAAGCGGGCGAAGCGCTGCTGTCGCTGGAACGCGCCTTTCAGCTCAATACCCTCCTCGACAATCTGGTCGAGCAGGCCAACTGCCTGACGAACATCGGCACCATCCAGAATGCGCTGGGGCAATACCACGCCGCCATTCAGACGCTGGGACGGGCCTACGACATCTACAAGACGCAGCTCCGGAATGTCCGTTCCGAGGGCTTTATTCTGAACAGCCTGGCCTGGCTGCACTTTTCCAACCAGGATTACGCGCTGGCAATCGACGTGGCTCAGGCCGCCTGCGCGGCAGCGGAAACCAGTCAGGACGGCGTGTTGATCGCTAGCACGCTGCTGAATCTGGGGACGTTCTGCCTGGAGGCGCAGCAGTACGAGGCGGCGGGACAGCACCTGATGGCTGCCCTGGAGCGCAGCCGCGCCGTGGAATACCGGACCGGCGAACTGTCCACCCTCGACAGCCTGGGCATGCTGTACCAGAAGACCGGCAGACTGGCGCAGGCGCAGGAGGCGTATCTGTCGGCCCTGACGCTGGCGCTGGAACTGGAGGACACGCAGGGTGAACTGGAAGCGCGGCTGCATCTGGGCACCGTCGCGCTGACGCTGGGGGCGTGGGAAGAGGCGCAGCGGCAGACAGACCGGGGCCTCATGCTGGCAGTGGAAAGCCAGAGTCCGAAGGAAGAGGCCGAGGCACACCGCATCCTGGCCGAGCTGGCCGCGCATCAGCAGGATTACCGCCGGGCCTTCGAGCACAGTCAGGAACACCTGCGGATCAGAAATGAACTGTTCGATATCGAGCGCGACCGGCAGACCCGCAACCTCAGCATTCAGTTCGAGGTCGAGCGTGCCCGGCACGACGCCGACGTATACCGCGTGAAGACCGAGAGCGAGCAGCGGGCGCGGCTGCTGGCCGAACAGCAGGTCAGAGAGCGCACCGCCGAACTGGCCCGCACCCAGCACGAGGTGGTGACGCGGCTGGCGATGGCGGGCGAATACCGCGACGGCACCACCGGAGAGCATACCCGGCGGGTCGGGCGCTCGGCGGCCCGGATTGCCCGCGCCCTGGGCTGGCCCGCCGATCAGGCCGAGATGCTGGGCGTGGCGGCCCGCCTGCACGACGTGGGCAAGATCGGCATTCCCGACAAGGTGCTGCTGAAAAGCGGCAAGTTCAGCGCCGAAGAGCTGGAGCACATGAAGACCCACACGCTGATCGGAGCGCGGATTTTATCGGGCGGAAGATCGGAACTGCTGCGGCTGGCCGAAGAAATCGCGCTGACGCACCACGAGCGCTGGGACGGCAGCGGCTACCCGCTGGGGCTGCGGGGCGAAGAGATTCCCATCACCGGGCGCATCGTCGCGCTGGCCGACGTGTACGACGCCCTGACCCAGCAGCGGCCCTATAAACCCGCCTGGACGCCCCAGGAGGCGCTGGCCGAACTGAGACGCGAGTCGGGCAGCCACTTCGATCCGCTGATCACGGAAACGGCGCTGCGGGTGCTGCTGCCCCCCGAACTCCAGGGAAGTGCGCCGAACGAACCGATCATGCTCGACGAGGAAGACGCCTCGCACATCCTGAGCGTCTTCGAGCAGCTTCTGATCGAGCGGACACAGGAAGCCCAGCAGCAGCAGACCGACGCCGAGGACACCAGACCGACCTGGCACCGCCCGACCTAACCCCGGACTTCAGCGGTGAAACGGGCAGCCGCTGGCAGCCAGAGCAGGCACGGGCCAGGGCGAGGGCTGCGCGAAAAAATTCGGGCGCAGTTCGGTGTCGTGATACTGGCGGTGCCACACGGGCGTCAGGGCAGGACTCATCGGCGGAATCAGCCACGACCAGCGCCCGTAGACCCGGCGGCCCGCGCTGGCCTCGCGCTGCTCGAAGCGCACGAACCGCCGCGTGACGCTGTGATGGTCGTCGATCCGCACGCCCGCCGCGTCGAAGCTGTGCAGCACCGCCACGTTCAGTTCCAGCAGTGCTCTGTCGCGCCACAGGCTGCGCTCACGCGTGGTGTCGAGGCCCAGCGCCTGTGCCACACGCGGCAGTACGTGATATCGGCCCGCGTCGGCCAGATTGCGGGCGGCGATCTCGGTTTGCAGATACCACCCGGAGAACGGCGCACACACGAAATCCTGCCCCGCGATCTCCAGCCGCATGTCAGAGATGACCGGGAGGGCGTGCCATTTCAGCCCCAGCTCTGACACTGCCGCAACCTGCGGATGAGAGATCGGCACCTCGCGCACCGCGCCGGGCGGCAGGG
This region includes:
- a CDS encoding ATP-binding cassette domain-containing protein, producing MTTLPATPPPSRPAVPTLALMRRLFAYRPGLFALNLALWGVFHTLPALFSYSISALFSRLGDFEKLRQAGQVAEQASNVSAIWVLVGVFAVARLGRFGIFLGAFRTYIRLWYTLDALIRRNLLNYLLTARGSRRLPDLPGEAVSRFRDDVDDVAAYTEVWIDSGGFLLYSLVALTLMLRVDVLMTVVVTAPLLLVVLLVQRLSPVIRSYRRRMRQATADVTGFIGETFSAVSAVKLSGSEGHMVAQLARLGEVRRSAALRDVLLTELIKGVNTNMIAIATGLVLLLGASRFRTGTLSIGDFVLFAALLPRLTGSMGFFGDMIARHRRTGVSFERMKRLLQDAPVEVAVEHHPLHLEGDAPTPVSMPIRAAFERLSVRGLSVQHPGGRGVQDAAFELKRGEFVVVTGRIGSGKTTLLRGLLGLIPADGEVVWNGQRVDDPASFFVPPRSAYTSQLPQLFSESLRENVLMGEPDDHLPDALRLAVMDADLSQLGSGLDTQVGARGVKLSGGQVQRAAVARMLARPAELLVFDDVSSALDAATEAQLWAGLFRERGEVTCLVVSHRRAALLRADRVLLMDDGRIVDSGTLPELLERSEEMRALWAEDVAVG
- a CDS encoding ABC transporter ATP-binding protein produces the protein MTSHTPSSSVAALRVLKRYLGPLWRQVALLGVLLLSSIGLNLYLPQLLASFLDSAQAHGSLAGLTRLALSYIGIAVAVQLLSAGATYLGASVGWAATNRLRADLTDHLLHLDMSFHKERTPGEMIERIDGDVTALSNFFSQFAVRVFGAVLLLLGALVMFFREQWWVGLMVTTFAAVTLYAMNRTRRIGVEPTRVEREASARLFGFIEERLSGLDDVRALGGGPFTISRFLGVQRNFFWKAYQAWIKRSAVWQLSMLLFAIGYVAVISSAVGLYLGGTITIGTAFLFYQYMSLVEEPIDQLTQQLQDLQKAGASLLRVGELLNLESGLNEGTRTLPAGALEVDVQGMSFQYSDDPTAVLDSVDFRVQAGHTVGLLGRTGSGKTTLTRLVSRLYDPTSGQILLGGVPTTDLELAALRSRIAVVTQDVQLFQATVRDNLTLFNPTIPDTRVRAALAEVGLETWLDSLPDGLQTPLAAGSLSAGESQLLAFARVMLQDPGLIILDEPSSRLDPATESRLTAAMQRLLHGRTAIVIAHRLDTVARADDILVLGAGKVLEYGPRRLLAANPNSEYSRLLRAGQSVLDEVLA
- a CDS encoding S8 family serine peptidase encodes the protein MTKAHTTLLLLPLTASLLSACMSSPSATVAALSADHPGQVAPRYDYVAAVPLQAGDTPASVQAAAGGQVLAWKTPGCAQDDCTALVGLNAPSGLAAQSLEQTQRLEPTQRLEQTERTLSVRLGRSVTLEENRDQFSAGGDITATLSGARVAWAGGSLLAWTGGARVAWAGGTYAPVPQNTQTWTTLRLQEAQALAPNLGAGVTVAVIDTGLDLTHPAFQDALSDPSTWQDFYAGDAVPQDEGTLGTGGYGHGTNVAGIILQIAPLAKIMPIRVLGPDGSGDVVNIAKAIAWATLNGAKIINLSVGSTKDSSVVQDAIKFATSMNVLVLASAGNNNSDKVTFPASLATNFPNLLSVGSVDATDVKSSFSNYGDKLELMAPGENVYAPAPGNLLAAWSGTSQATPMATGGAALALGQTLSVPASSLIGKMQAASFNLYTVPLNKPYAKKLGSGRLDLAAFLSQTVR